The Clostridium chauvoei genome has a window encoding:
- a CDS encoding cation-translocating P-type ATPase, whose protein sequence is MNKFFSKSSDEILKDFNVTKEGLNDSQVNKNLSKYGYNQLTEKKKQTVLEVFLSQFKDLLVCILIGAAIISMTTGNIESTLVIFAVIILNAILGTVQHFKAEQSLDSLKALSSPSAKVFRNGLKIEVPSKNIVPGDILLLEAGDFIAADGRIIENFSLQVNESSLTGESESVNKTNEIINSTELALGDQKNMVFSGSLVTYGRALVVVTNTGMNTEIGKIANLMEQTQEKKTPLQVNLDDFSKKLAFAILAVCILVFGLSLYRGTPMLDSLMFAVALAVAAIPEALSSIVTIVLALGTQKMAKENAIIKKLKAVEGLGCVSIICSDKTGTLTQNKMTVKKVFVDNKLVNGTDLNCNNSVENYLLNCSILCNDSTSKNGKEIGDPTEVALVNLSHKFSLDELLVRDEFKRLSEIPFDSDRKLMSTLHNFDNKNIMFTKGAFDVLLNRIKYIKTSDGVREITYEDKQNIINTNKSLSENGLRVLAFAYKELSSIKDLSLEDEHNYTFIGLISMIDPPREESANAVADCITAGIKPIMITGDHKITASAIAKQIGILRDGDRAIEGLELDKMSDEDLKQNIDHISVYARVSPEHKIRIVKAWQEKGQIVAMTGDGVNDAPALKQADIGIAMGITGTEVSKDAASVILTDDNFATIVKSVANGRNIYSNIKNSIKFLLSGNTSGIIAVLYASLMALPMPFAAVHLLFINLLTDSLPAIAIGMEKSRRDLLKDTPRKNNDSILSKDFILEIGFEGLIIGIFTIISFYIGLKTNNAVGSTMAFATLCLARLFHGFNCRGNKSVFKLGLFSNKYSWMAFGTGLVLLNAVLFVPFLQKLFEVAPLSTSQIGSIYLLAFIPTIFIQLAKIIIDALSSKKKPSSDTSSEYEENLENIA, encoded by the coding sequence ATGAACAAATTCTTTTCCAAGTCTTCCGACGAAATATTAAAAGACTTTAATGTTACTAAAGAAGGTTTAAATGATTCTCAAGTTAATAAAAATCTAAGTAAATATGGATACAATCAACTAACTGAAAAGAAAAAACAAACTGTTCTGGAAGTTTTCTTAAGCCAATTTAAAGATTTACTTGTATGCATTTTAATTGGAGCCGCTATTATATCTATGACAACAGGTAATATTGAAAGTACGCTTGTTATTTTTGCCGTTATTATTCTTAATGCCATACTTGGTACAGTTCAACACTTTAAGGCTGAACAATCTTTAGATAGTTTAAAGGCTTTATCATCACCGTCTGCTAAGGTTTTTAGAAACGGTCTTAAAATTGAAGTTCCATCTAAAAATATTGTTCCTGGCGATATACTTTTACTTGAAGCTGGTGACTTTATAGCAGCTGATGGAAGAATTATCGAAAATTTTTCTTTACAAGTTAATGAAAGTTCTTTAACTGGTGAGTCTGAAAGTGTAAATAAAACAAATGAAATTATTAATAGTACTGAACTAGCTTTAGGTGATCAAAAAAATATGGTCTTCTCTGGTTCTCTTGTAACTTATGGTAGAGCCTTAGTAGTTGTAACAAATACTGGTATGAATACGGAGATAGGTAAAATTGCAAATTTAATGGAGCAAACTCAAGAAAAGAAAACTCCTCTTCAAGTTAATTTAGATGATTTTAGTAAAAAATTAGCCTTTGCTATTTTAGCTGTTTGTATTTTAGTCTTTGGACTTAGTCTTTATAGAGGTACTCCTATGCTAGATTCTTTGATGTTTGCTGTTGCATTAGCTGTAGCTGCTATCCCTGAAGCTCTAAGTTCAATTGTTACAATAGTACTTGCTCTTGGAACTCAAAAAATGGCTAAAGAAAATGCTATAATAAAAAAATTAAAAGCTGTTGAAGGGTTAGGTTGTGTCTCTATTATATGTTCAGACAAAACTGGTACATTAACTCAAAATAAAATGACTGTAAAAAAAGTATTTGTTGATAACAAGCTTGTTAATGGTACTGATTTAAATTGTAATAACTCAGTAGAAAATTACTTATTAAATTGTTCTATCCTTTGTAATGATTCAACTTCAAAAAATGGTAAAGAAATTGGTGATCCAACAGAAGTTGCACTTGTTAATTTATCTCATAAGTTTTCATTAGATGAGCTACTAGTAAGGGATGAGTTTAAAAGATTAAGCGAAATTCCTTTTGACTCTGATAGAAAATTAATGAGTACTCTTCATAATTTTGATAATAAAAATATAATGTTTACTAAAGGTGCTTTTGATGTACTATTAAACCGAATTAAATATATTAAAACATCTGATGGTGTTAGAGAGATAACGTATGAAGATAAACAAAACATAATAAATACCAATAAAAGCTTATCTGAGAACGGATTAAGAGTTTTGGCTTTTGCATATAAAGAATTAAGTTCAATAAAAGATTTATCCCTTGAAGATGAACATAACTATACATTTATAGGATTAATCTCAATGATAGATCCACCAAGAGAAGAATCTGCTAATGCTGTTGCTGATTGTATAACTGCTGGTATAAAACCGATTATGATTACTGGTGACCACAAAATAACAGCCTCTGCAATAGCTAAACAAATAGGAATATTAAGAGATGGTGATAGAGCTATTGAAGGTTTAGAATTGGATAAAATGTCTGATGAAGACCTTAAACAAAATATAGATCATATTTCTGTATATGCCAGAGTTTCTCCTGAACACAAAATTAGAATAGTTAAAGCTTGGCAAGAAAAAGGGCAAATAGTTGCAATGACAGGTGATGGTGTAAATGATGCTCCTGCACTTAAACAAGCTGATATAGGTATAGCAATGGGTATAACAGGTACTGAAGTTTCAAAAGATGCTGCTTCAGTAATATTAACAGATGATAACTTTGCAACTATAGTAAAATCTGTAGCTAATGGTAGAAATATCTATAGTAATATTAAAAATTCAATTAAGTTCCTTTTATCCGGTAATACTTCTGGTATAATTGCTGTATTATATGCTTCCTTAATGGCTTTACCAATGCCTTTTGCCGCTGTACATTTATTATTTATAAACTTATTGACTGATAGCTTACCTGCTATAGCAATAGGTATGGAGAAATCTCGTAGGGATCTTCTAAAAGATACTCCTAGAAAAAATAATGACTCTATTCTTTCTAAAGACTTTATTTTAGAAATAGGTTTTGAAGGTTTAATAATAGGTATTTTTACAATAATATCATTTTATATAGGTTTAAAAACTAATAATGCCGTTGGCTCAACTATGGCTTTTGCTACATTATGCTTAGCTAGACTATTCCATGGATTTAACTGTAGAGGTAACAAGTCAGTATTTAAACTTGGCTTATTTTCAAATAAATATAGTTGGATGGCATTCGGTACAGGATTAGTTTTATTAAATGCTGTTTTATTTGTTCCATTTTTACAAAAACTATTTGAAGTTGCTCCACTTTCAACTTCACAAATTGGTTCAATATATTTATTAGCCTTTATCCCTACTATATTTATTCAATTAGCAAAAATAATTATTGATGCTTTAAGTAGTAAGAAAAAACCTAGTTCAGATACTTCATCAGAATATGAAGAAAATCTTGAAAATATAGCTTAA
- a CDS encoding mannose-1-phosphate guanylyltransferase, producing the protein MIYGLILAGGKGTRLYPLSRANKPKQFLKVINNKSFLENTVERIIPLIKKENIYVVTNQDYQDKIRLELTDIDNENIFTEPQNKETATCIGLSAVKLLKKDGDAVMVVLPSDHHIDGQKDYIETLSQAVDIANRRRGIVTLGIEPNRPETGYGYIEMGQRIQGERPSYKVARFTEKPNAEVAKDFLLKGTYLWNSGMFVFRADVILREIEKYLPELYRSLMQIYKHLGEEDEEQVIREQYDLIDGISIDFGVMQKTRKAYVIKSDFLWDDIGSFSALSRYNDIFRNDTSSNNIYLQECENCSVFAEKNLVIGLGVKDLVIVDAGDVILIMDKNKDQEIKHLLNDLSKEEDYEKFM; encoded by the coding sequence GTGATATACGGGCTTATATTAGCTGGCGGAAAGGGAACAAGATTATATCCTTTATCAAGAGCGAATAAACCGAAGCAGTTTTTAAAAGTTATAAACAACAAAAGTTTTTTAGAAAATACTGTAGAAAGAATTATTCCTTTAATTAAGAAGGAGAATATTTATGTAGTTACAAATCAGGATTATCAAGACAAAATAAGACTAGAGCTAACTGACATAGATAATGAAAATATTTTTACTGAACCTCAAAATAAAGAAACAGCAACTTGTATAGGCTTATCAGCCGTTAAACTTTTGAAAAAAGATGGAGATGCTGTTATGGTAGTTTTACCTTCTGATCATCATATAGATGGTCAGAAAGATTATATAGAAACATTATCACAAGCAGTAGATATTGCTAATAGGAGAAGAGGTATAGTAACATTAGGAATTGAACCTAATAGACCAGAAACTGGATATGGATATATAGAAATGGGACAAAGAATACAAGGCGAACGTCCAAGTTATAAGGTTGCTAGGTTTACAGAAAAACCAAATGCCGAAGTCGCAAAAGATTTTCTATTAAAGGGAACCTATTTGTGGAATTCGGGTATGTTTGTTTTTAGAGCTGATGTTATATTAAGAGAGATTGAAAAATATCTTCCTGAGTTATACAGGTCACTTATGCAAATATATAAGCATTTAGGCGAAGAAGATGAGGAGCAAGTTATTCGAGAACAATATGATTTAATAGATGGAATTTCTATTGATTTTGGAGTAATGCAAAAGACTAGAAAAGCATATGTAATAAAAAGTGATTTCCTATGGGATGATATAGGAAGTTTCTCAGCTTTAAGTAGATATAATGATATTTTTAGAAATGATACCTCTAGCAATAATATTTATTTGCAAGAATGTGAGAATTGTTCTGTATTTGCAGAAAAAAATCTCGTAATAGGATTAGGTGTTAAAGATTTAGTTATAGTTGATGCAGGGGATGTAATATTAATAATGGATAAAAATAAAGATCAAGAGATAAAGCATTTACTTAATGATCTGAGTAAAGAAGAAGATTATGAAAAATTTATGTAA